From bacterium, the proteins below share one genomic window:
- a CDS encoding sulfatase-like hydrolase/transferase, with protein MEKKDIIILMPDQLRWDCLGAYGNKIIKTPNIDKIAEEGVIFKNAYTTSPLCMPARASFVSGLYPHL; from the coding sequence ATGGAAAAAAAAGATATAATTATTTTAATGCCTGACCAGTTAAGATGGGACTGTTTAGGTGCTTATGGAAACAAAATCATAAAAACACCCAATATTGATAAAATTGCAGAAGAAGGGGTTATATTCAAAAATGCCTATACAACAAGTCCTCTTTGTATGCCTGCAAGAGCATCTTTTGTAAGTGGACTTTACCCTCACCTG